Proteins from a single region of Xenopus laevis strain J_2021 chromosome 9_10S, Xenopus_laevis_v10.1, whole genome shotgun sequence:
- the LOC108702770 gene encoding uncharacterized protein LOC108702770 — protein MEKSKDPFLTIQINSEQDWEYIEDKDLSSSDGNEDASPLVPSGSQKEPSNRGQGRGHKKKARFTPEELAIVVEELSAHNKLLFTIHQDPAKAQCKAAKWADILNRVNAHQVTFRTIDDIKKRWHDLRKTARKKLFKIRREQGKPGGVSPRKKTRLTRLEKMAAKTMTPKMSYFFSSDDILDSNEDSDVSSHEKLPKSKVPQREPYMTRRKSQMVMTQISDEKNSEASTSCLSSYSEDMFNGKTEMSSESAAPDNHQLAQKATNNPPTAISVESEGDWEYAEEKVVIKEERIIRRSQAHSSWGASAAQPTQAMSRWQAKVHKRKARFNPEELAIVAEELSSYNKLLFRAQHNLADVQRKAHKWAEILRRVNAVSITHRTIGDIKKRWHKLRRTTKKKLLQMRRQMQEKGVEETHLTKFEEMAARTMTPQMIYGVSEGLDIIESEEEARVSLMTNGLQEEPCEINHVVPCEQEESTNEAQNSQRILLKIVPTSSTNNHIISMEDPESPISVIASPDTQLGFIRHSPTPPMRGHEPVEIAMQPDLLAHHVGQLVESIREHNELFRSQRRNELLLESRMVCLENAVKTMVQTNHALIQSQAQHTQELGHLTQAVCQLVEQMATSPPGTFLPSAHQDLAPRTAVSYLPPPYDPSFPL, from the exons ATGGAGAAATCTAAGGACCCATTCCTCACG ATACAAATAAACTCTGAGCAGGACTGGGAGTATATTGAAGACAAAGATTTGTCATCCTCAGATGGCAATGAAGATGCTTCCCCATTGGTTCCCTCAG GTTCACAAAAAGAACCTTCAAATCGTGGGCAAGGACGAGGGCACAAAAAGAAAGCCAGATTCACACCAGAGGAGTTGGCTATCGTTGTGGAAGAACTTTCTGCCCACAACAAGCTCCTCTTCACCATTCATCAGGATCCTGCCAAAGCACAGTGTAAAGCCGCTAAATGGGCTGACATATTGAACCGGGTGAATGCTCACCAAGTGACTTTCCGAACCATAGACGACATCAAGAAACGATGGCACGACTTGAGGAAAACCGCAAGGAAGAAGCTTTTTAAGATTAGGAGGGAGCAAGGAAAACCTGGTGGAGTGTCGCCAAGGAAGAAAACTCGACTCACTCGCCTAGAGAAAATGGCCGCCAAGACCATGACACCAAAGATGAGCTATTTTTTCAGTAGTGATGATATATTAGATAGTAATGAAGACTCTGATGTATCATCACATGAAAAGTTGCCTAAGAGTAAGGTCCCTCAAAGAGAGCCATACATGACAAGACGCAAGAGTCAGATGGTCATGACCCAAATCAGTGATGAGAAGAATTCAGAAGCCAGCACATCGT GTCTCAGTTCCTATTCTGAAGACATGTTCAATGGCAAAACAGAAATGTCTTCAGAGAGTGCGGCACCTGATAATCACCAGTTGGCACAGAAAGCAACAAATAACCCACCGACTGCCATATCT GTAGAGTCTGAGGGTGACTGGGAGTATGCAGAGGAGAAAGTGGTCATTAAAGAAGAGCGGATTATACGCAGAAGCCAAGCTCACAGTTCATGGG GGGCTTCTGCTGCACAGCCAACACAGGCGATGAGCCGATGGCAGGCCAAAGTGCACAAGAGGAAGGCCAGGTTCAACCCAGAAGAGCTTGCAATTGTGGCCGAAGAATTATCCTCCTATAATAAGCTGCTGTTCCGTGCCCAGCACAACCTGGCAGACGTGCAGCGCAAGGCACACAAATGGGCAGAGATCTTGCGGAGGGTGAATGCCGTAAGCATCACTCACCGGACTATTGGGGATATAAAGAAGAGGTGGCATAAACTGAGGAGAACTACAAAAAAGAAACTCCTACAGATGAGGAGGCAGATGCAAGAGAAGGGAGTGGAAGAGACTCATCTAACAAAGTTCGAGGAGATGGCGGCACGGACAATGACTCCACAGATGATTTATGGAGTCTCTGAAGGCTTGGACATAATAGAAAGTGAGGAGGAGGCACGGGTTTCTCTGATGACCAATGGCTTACAGGAGGAACCTTGTGAGATAAATCATGTGGTTCCCTGTGAGCAAGAAGAGTCTACCAACGAGGCCCAAAATAGCCAGAGAATACTACTAAAAATAGTGCCCACATCCTCTACCAATA ATCACATTATTTCTATGGAAGATCCAGAGAGTCCCATTTCTGTTATTGCTTCCCCCGACACACAGCTAGGCTTTATTAGGCATTCACCAACGCCTCCAATGAGAGGACATGAGCCTGTAGAAATAGCCATGCAGCCAGATCTGCTGGCTCACCATGTTGGACAGCTAGTGGAAAGCATTCGGGAACACAATGAACTTTTCCGAAGCCAACGCAGAAATGAACTCTTATTAGAGAGCAGAATGGTCTGCCTGGAAAATGCAGTAAAAACTATGGTCCAGACAAATCATGCGCTAATCCAGTCACAAGCCCAGCACACGCAGGAACTTGGGCATCTGACACAAGCTGTGTGCCAATTGGTGGAGCAGATGGCAACTTCCCCACCAGGAACCTTTCTCCCCAGTGCACACCAAGACCTGGCACCCAGAACAGCGGTTTCTTACCTGCCCCCTCCTTATGATCCATCTTTTCCTCTATGA